The DNA region TTCCCCACAGAAACCCTAACAAGTTATCATTCCCCATAGCTACATACATctctttataaaaattaatggcACTCATGCGCTTCTCTTGAACCCTACCAATATCTCTCTCGTCTCTTGATGATTGGCCCCCACCTGAAAATCCATCCATTTCCATGCTTGTTTCCATCTCTAGCCAACCAATTAATAAACTAGACATGgcctcttttattttatttattttatcttttttttttaaaaaaaaagtttgggTTATAGATATAGAAACAAGCATGGAAATAGCATCATAGTTCGACCAGAAAAATACATAGGGCCAAAACCCTAAAACAATGAAACAGACCAAAAGCTTATCTTAAGCTAGCTAATTAGCAATTAAGTTCTTGCTCTTCCCCCCTCCAGCAACAAATGCAAAATGTCTCCATTCGAGAGCGCTGTTTAGCCTCTCAATTTCCTTCCGACACCCAAAAAGTCATCATACTGCTGCCGATGGTTTTGCGAATGCATCCAATCAAAGCCCATATGTAGTATCATGGTGTTTGCCCGTACTACTTACGTATATAATCTCTCCAACTCCAACTAATGAACTTACAGTAAAcgagtgtgtatatatatatatatctatatatatatatccagaAGCAGGAACACATCCATGACGTTTTCTATATAAAGCTATAGGACACTGATCGGGCTAAGCGGAGAAAACACATATGATTCTAAATGTTAGACGATAATGTCGACTCGACTGAATAGTATAGAGATTATATAACTGGTGCCCAGGCATGTGTGCAGGAGAGGAAATGTACATGCAATATTTCTTCTTCAGTTGTGAAGGGGGTTGGGCCCTGAGGGGACGAGTCTCTTCTCGACTCCGTACCTCGGATCGATCTCGTTGTCTGGTGGTGGAGGCGGTGGCAAAGGCAGGAGAGGCCGGTGGCGGTGGATGCTCTGGATGTGGAAGCACAGAGAGCGGGGCTGTTGTTGGACCAAAGAATCGCAAGAACTGTGGGAGTGGCGATAGGGGAGGGCGTGACGGGTGCAGGAAGAGGCAgagacgaggaggaggaggacggCCAAGATCAAGAAGGGCCTTCTTGCAGCGAGGGGCGGCGGGGGAGATGGCCTATTCTTCTTCATGGTGTGTGCTTTGGGTTTTCTCTCAGGGAGGGAAGGTTTGAAAAGATGGGGAGAAAGGGAAAGACATTGGGGAAGATAGTGATAGAAGGTTGGGGAGAGGTTATAAATGCGCAGAGCGAGAGACACATGAATGAATAAAGGTATCAAAGACCCAATGGGCACTTGAGGCATCCCATAATATTAGTCACGTACATAGGTTTGTGTGGGGCATGGAGGACTGCTAGTACGATATATTTATTAAGAGTTCGAAGTTTGAATTATGTCGATAATTAGAATGTCCATCGATTCAgagatatattatattcagGCCACCCGACTGTGTATTCGTACACAATCATACGTAGAACattgtatatatctatatggGGTGGTGAATAATTTCTTGTTTCGTTCCGATAAAAAGTTATATGAATTAATGATGACGAAATACATTGGGGTTCTTCTCCTGATGATGATGTAGATGACTTTGCCGGGTTCGATATATATCGCTACATATGACTGTCCATATTAGCGAGGCACATCGAGAATTCAAGATTGTTCACCAACCTCGTCTAGTCAGAATCACAATAGAACATATAGTTGGTTGTGAACCtccatgatatatatatatatatatatatatatatagcaagtatgaatttatttcattaataatgTACTCATAAGGTGAGTTTCTACAAATCACTCTCGGTATTTttaatggtgcgtttggtttcagagttaaaataacttttattttgattgtggaaaaggacaaatgattgtatagcgtgttgagttaaaattaaagttaaaatttttgatttgagaaatgtgtatttttattgtgtagtgtattgagttaaagttaaagttaaaatttttgtgattttaactgcgaaaccaaacagagTATAATATTCTGTCACTGATTTAATAAATGTTTGAGGTTATGATTGTCTCCATAAATATTAAGGTAgcgtttgattttaaagttaagtagagttgaattttagttttaattggcttgtaatgattgtgttgttgaattatgaaaaaagtgtGAACAAGTAATAcatagttaagaaaaaataatgattgtgttgttgaattgtggaaaaaataataaataattgagagaatttagtattaaaaattgaatttaatagttaaaaaaattgaagaaaaatataaaagtaataataGTGATTGGAGGTAAATGGAATAGGGTGGAGTAGAgctaaaaagtttttttaagtgtttgaaaataatttttcgtGAGAAAATCATTTACTTGGAAAGTATTTTCAGGGAAAATAATTTGCTTTCAAGTGTTTGAAATCATATTATGAAAATGAATTCCATCTGTTTGATTAGACCACCGAAAATAAATTCTCAACCTTTAAACCAATATGTGTTAGTTTAAATGATTCGACACttgttctttttaaataaaatttcgaattcgagtTTTGTAAATGGATAAAATTCACGTTGGAAAAACCTTACCTTTTAGTGGGCCGATCCGGTTCGACTGCATTAGTCGGAATCCAATTGGACTTACGAATACCATAGTTCATATCGAAAAATTTTTaatctttacaaaaataataaaaaatacaattaaccttagaaagaaagatatcttattaaaaaaatgttacCTCTGGTGAAAAGTaggaaagagagaagaggaggCGTGAACTGATGATGAGAGAGATCGTAAGGGTATAGAGAAGAAAGAGGGGAAAATGAATTTCTAAAAAGTTTACTTTCATAGTGTATGATAATTCTAAATTCCCacgtttaaatttttttagtgcatttgtaaaaaataa from Punica granatum isolate Tunisia-2019 chromosome 3, ASM765513v2, whole genome shotgun sequence includes:
- the LOC116200604 gene encoding CLAVATA3/ESR (CLE)-related protein 10-like encodes the protein MKKNRPSPPPPLAARRPFLILAVLLLLVSASSCTRHALPYRHSHSSCDSLVQQQPRSLCFHIQSIHRHRPLLPLPPPPPPDNEIDPRYGVEKRLVPSGPNPLHN